The nucleotide window AATTCTGCCTCTGGCCAGTGCTGTGAAACAGCCCCTTGCAGTGCCCTCTGTTCAAATGAGCAGGTGCAGAAAACCAGTGCAGCAAGATATTGGTGCTTCCAGGCACCCCAAGTGGGTCCCACGAACCAGAGTAgcttgcaggggggaggggggaatgtttCTCTGGAAAGGTTCTGGTGTAGGGGCTAGGGGTTGTTGAATGTAGCTGTGTGCCGATGGAGGCAGCTTTGCTAATGGGCTGTTTTCCTCAAGCTGACAGAAATCCCTTAGAATCCTTTTTGGGCACCATTGAACATGAGTACGGCGCACAGCAGGTGAGTAAACAACATCTTAACCCAGATCTGTTGAGCATCAGTGTCAGGTTTTCTCCCGGGCGCTGCTGCGGTGGGCGCCAGGGTACCTGGCTTTGGCACCGGGATGCCGCTagcaggggcggagcaagggtttaccttgCTCGCGGCCAGCCGGCCAGGCGCCCCCACGAGCGCGcgtgcaccggcctgcgtgatgacgtcacgcgtgacgttatcacgggagcgcacgtgccgccgccggcccgattgctgcggcgggcggcctctgagctctcccgctcggttgcctgcgccgccgcagatgcctggccaggggcttgtgctggcggtggcagcggcgcggggtgggagggataggaggctggtgctttgtggcgcgcgctcccgcccgccgagcctcctccggcactccctccggcaccccgcgcctgcggccaccgcctacctggcctcaataggcccaccGCCCCTGGCCGCTAGGGATCATGCAGGGTCCCGCtttgtgggaggaggggaggtacacatcacccatgcaccctctcaagccactAGCAAGCCCGCTCAACCTAGCTCTGCTCCTGTGTCGATCTTCCTCCTTTGCCTCCTTCGCCATCTTCTTTCCTTGCTTGCTCATTTTCTTCAAGAACTCCAACACAACCCACCCCGCCctctgggtggacttcccttttatcctttcagccTTCCCCTGCTCTGCCTGTCAATcatgccctcctcctgccttctAACCACGGCTCTGGCTGgcccaggcagctgcacctgtgtttgcctggctggaagcactgggtcGGTCCACCTGTGTCtcattggctggctgccaagcctctccTGGTGAGCTGACTGCTGGAGGCAGGCACAGCTGTgtcttcttggctggctgccaagcttctacagagtgcctcaggcagctccacctggagtcgTTTTGTTTCTGGCATCTCCTGGACcaggctattgccttctagctgggctgcaggctggggcgtggctctgggctgctgtggctgcttctcctccctggctggtaaggtttctgtttggttagctgctggctggctgtccccactgcctttgccctgtccttctctggttagacctcactctccctgcctggcctcccagactcccactggagggtgggactagctggcctccacctgccccttctaaccctctgaggcttgggtgctcctttccctccctcctgcgtAGGTAGGTTCTTGTCCTGGGCATCTGCTGGGGCAGCTGTGtggctgtcccccagctgcctcccgTCCCCTTCtcccggcaagtccgggggctgctcctcagaccccggacaatcagAAATGAGGggacctccatatacagaggcaacCAACCTCTGGTTACTAGTGCTCGGAGGcatcagcctctgtgccctgttggttGGCCCGTTTGGGCCACTGGTTGGCTGTTGTGCCAAACAAGGTGATGGACTAGATAGACCTTCTCTGGCAGGATCCAGCAGGCGGCACTTCTCTTCCCCGAGACTTGGCTTTTCAGATGGGCCTGGTGCCTAGAGTGGTTTCATCTCGCCATCCCAGAGCGGTTTTAGgtctcggggagggggggaggggggagtggaatCCTTTTTTGTTAGTATTGGCATACCAAGCAGACTCCTGGGTGTTCATTTTGGCGTTGGCTTATGCAGACGCAGAAAGAACATTTGTCCTTCTCAAAGGTGTGCTCCTCAGTTACAAAGTTATCTGACATTTCCTCTCTGCATTAAATAATGTCCAGAATTTTGAGGAAAAGAGCTTTGCCCAGCCACCCAGGACAGTGggaatggcagggtataaatattttgattCAGAAATTACAAATGAACGTCTGCACAGTTTTGCTCCTCTGTTTCCCAGGACCTCACGACAGAATATGCCACAACGAACAACCCAACGGCCATCACTCCAGAGGAATATTTCAACCCAGACTTTGACCTCAAAGACAGGGACATTGGGAGGCCCAAAGAAGTCACCGTGCGGACTCAGAAGTAAGGCCGCTGCACTGCCAGGCCCCCGGAGCTCGTGGCTTCAGGAGGATTTGCTTTTGCACGGGGAGGGGCTCCTCTTTCTACAGCCCAGCTTGCAGATCGCCACTCGGCTTCCCTCTGGAGCTAGCGATGCTCtcgctgctgggtgaagggaagttgTTTCCTGCCAAGCAAAACCTGCTAGAGCTCAGCATCCAAGCCAAGGTCAAGGGGGTTAGTGGGGAGGGCTTCCGGGTCTCAGGGTTTCTTTCAATAGGTGCCTGAGCCCCATGCCTTGTGCCTTATACATTTCCCACTGATTCCAGCCCCTGCCACCTTGAGTGTGGATATTTAACACCACTGGGAACAATTAACCagagttccctcccccccccacaaactgTGATTAGGCCTTTTTCTCCCAAACAGCTGAGAAACTGGTCAACTCATGTCTGTGCGGCAGGCAGGGAGGCATTCATGTGGCTGAAGACtcctttgtaccaaaaaaaaaaatcctgcacatagaaaactagcaagGAGGAAGCGAGGCTAGACCCTTCTTCCTGACCTCTCATTTTCTGTGTTGCAGGAATGATTCTTTttgttcctcctccctccctccctgcacagtcgaaagtggcaaagttcaggcACCAGCTTGCTGTGCCCAGTGCTGTTTTGGAGTCGGGGTCCCAGAGATGCTTGTTCGGGGCCGTCCTGTCCAGTCCTGGGCGGCTTGTGCGTGGACAGCAGGGGTAGGTGCACGGCCCGGCTGCCTGCCGTGGCTGTCTCTCCTTTTGTCCTCGCCTGAAGTGTCCTCCTTGCCTCTTGCAGGTTTAAAGCGACCCTGTGGATGTCGGAAGAATTCCCCCTTTCTCTTGTGGAACAGGTCACTCCCATCATTGACCTGATGGCCAGGACTAGCGCCCATTTCGCTCGACTCAAGGACTTCATCACCCTGGAATTCCCTCCTGGATTTCCGGTCAAAATAGGTGCGGAGCCTTTTCCTCCTCTTTGGGGGTTTCCTTTTCCTCTAGGCTCAAAAGACCAGTGCCAGGTGCTCTCGGGCAATCCTTAGGAAATTGGGATGCTCTTTTAAATGAAGCTGGAGGAAGCTGAACAACGGGGAGGGCCTGCGCCTCAATGGTGAGGCCCCAGTTTGTGCACAGAAGGTCCCCAGGTTCAGTTCTTGGCATCTTGGGTTAAGAGGAGGATCTCAGTTAGCCAGGATAAGACAAGCAAGATTGCTGCTTGAAaccccggagagccactgcctgcCAGAGGAGCCAGCGCAGGGCTGGGTGGACCTTGGATCACAGCCTTGCTTAACCTTCcgccttctccctctccccagaaATCCCCTTGTTCCACATACTGAATGCTCGGATCACCTTTGGGAATGTGAACAGTTGCAGCACAGCAGAAGAGGTATTGCCCGAGACCCTCGAAGGAGCCCAGCGGCAGCCAGGTGAGGAAGCTGTGCCCGGGGCAGGGGCACCTGTGGGTTGCCGTCCCTTTGGCGTTAGAGAGCAGCAGCTTTTATCTTTGGGGTGGGATGTCCCCAAGAGCCCAGGTTCTCTCCTTGGGGGCACCATCTGGTGTGCTCTCTTTGTGTAAGCTGGGCAGGGGGAAGTGGATATATTGCGGCAGAGTTCTGCAGCAATGCATTATGAGATATAGCTCtaggcagccctgccctgcccctttcGATAGCAATGAAGAAACCTTGCTTGGATTAACCAGCCCGCCCAAGCTTCTGCCTTTCCCCTATGATgtgcacagccccctcccccaccattttgCTTTTGTTGGAAATAGAGGGAGGATGGGAGGTTGAGGAGATGTGCAAAGTTAGTTTCAGTCCTGAAGCTTCAGCGGGCAGCGAGGTGTAGGAAGCAGGCTGCACTGAGAGTTGCCATTGTCAGAAACGTTAATGGAAAGATGCCGAAGCTGGGATAGAGTGCCACACCTGCCCAGGATGTGGCAGAAGAATACTAAAAAAGttacaacaattttaaaaaaaaccaagctAGGCAAACCTGGCAGCCTCACAACCTGTGCTTCAAAAGTGTCTCGACAGCCTTTCTGAACCCCGAGCAGTCTGTCTGAGCAGCCTCCCCAGACTGATGCGTCCTCTTGGGGTTcacactgagcaggcggcaactGGCCCTTTAACTTCCGGGTTGCATTCCCAGTGGGACCCTGCCCTAAACAGCTGCTGGCTGCCAGAGGCCAGGGGGCTGAATTCCAGCAGGGCTGGCAGTCCACTGAGGCTGTGCCACTCCACTcgctcctggggtgggggggggcttaaCTCTCCACTCTGCTCCTGGAGGTCTGGGGCGGTGCTGTCTGCGAATCCCAGGACATTACTGACCCTCTTTCAGCTGACCTCAtttccaatctctctctctcccccccccccccccgcatcgtGCTCCAGCCGCTGCCTTTGCTGTGGACCAGTCCGTCTTTGAGATCCCCAAATCCTACCGCATTCAGGATGACGGCAGAAATGTGCGTGTGCAAGACGAAGACAACGAGATCATGCAGTTTGCCATTCAGCAGAGCCTGTTGGAGTCCGGCCAGAACAGAGTGAGTCTGCAGCACAGCCAGGGATGCTTCGTGTGTGCCTGGAGGAGGTCGGCTGGGCCGCTTTCTTCATTCTCCTGCTCTGTTTCCACACATGTTATTTGCCCCAGGTTCAAAGCTGTTGGGAAGCCGCGGTTTCCCCCCCTGCTTTTCCACAGCATCGCCATACTTTCATGCACCTCCTAGGGTTTCTTGCCTTTCCCCTGGCCTTCGCTAAACTTGCTGTGCTCCAAATTCTGGGAAAGATGGCAGCCTGGGTGGCTGGTAGGAAAGTTCAGGTTTTTCCAGTCCTTcccttatggcagccattttccctataGTTTCTTccatggggggggtgggggggagcagtatttttttaatcagctactaagagccaagctacgagtgatgcctgacacaggttggacacttgtcagcttccctcaagttttgatgggaaatgtaggcggcgtcctggttttacagcttggatctccattacagctgcaagaccaggacgcctacatttcccatcaaaacttgagggaagctgacaagtgtccaacctgggtcaggcgtcacttgtagcttgactctgaatATCTTTATAGTAATATAACATAATAATCTGTGTGTCAGCTTCTCTGAATTCtcggctttcattttttaaaaaaaaatctctagctCTTTTTGTTGCAgcaatataaggggaaaggcatatcttcaTGACAAAAGGTTAGAGACTTACTTTgaaaagttgggaattcagagaacctgttacaacAATATTCCATTTCCTGCTTTTTTAATAAAGAAAGGTGCCTGTGctacgggggaggggggaatggccaCTGCCAGGGGACCAGGGCAAGGAAGCTGCGGCGGAACTCACCATGTGGAATCCCTGTGGCCGCTGTGTTGTATTGGCAGGCCCAGCAAACGACACATGTCCGTCCTCATGTGAAACACACCCCAGTCTCCAAGTTTCTTAGTCTGAAAGAGCGCCTGAGATGGCTTTGTTGAGAGTTGGGGGAGCCCGACTCCAGCGCAGCTGTGAGCCAGCCCAACACTCTTTCtgacacccccccttcccccgcaAGATGAGGTTTTATAAGTGCCCCAAAGTTACAAATGTTTATCCAGCTCCTTCATGTGAAtttgctgcccccctccctgtttCCCATGTCGCTCTTCTAACCTGCCTTCTGGGAATGCAAAGGCCagcatcctcccccctccccctggtgtgTGCAGATGGAGATGCTGGGACTGTTTTGCTCTCTTGCAGGAGGCCTTGAGCGCCACCGCCAATGGGGCAGCTTCCTACTCACAGGACCTCAACCTTCAGTATCAAAGGTAACCTCGTTTCTTGCGGGAAATGATGGGCTGCACCAGGGAGCAGCCACAGCAAAGATTAGGGGTACCGGAGGGgggtggcagccccccccccaatccgtGCCCTCTCTAGAGGCTCTTGGGAGGGAGGAGTCGCTGGGAAGGTCCCCTCCCTGTGGCCTTGGAGAGCCGCTCTCGGCCAGAGCAGCAGGTGGCGCCAGATTCCAGGATCACTTTGTTAGTAAAGCCTGGGTTGACGGCCCCCAATCCTAGCCAGTTAGGATTTGATTttccacctctgaacatcttacTCAGTTGTGTGTCAACCTCCACAGCTGTCTGTGTGGTTCAGGTGCCGCTGTGTGCTCTACGTGGAGCTGTTTGTGTCCTCAGAGTAATGGTGTCAGGTGATTTGAGCGTGTGTCCCAGTGTTTTCATGTGATGGAAACAGGGGCTGTGTTGGAAACCAGAAAGGGACAGGCCCAAGAGAGAGTCTGGGCAGGGCTTCCTCGTTCTCCAACTTCAGACAATGCAGATATGATGCACCCAAATCCCTCATGAAGTGCTCACAATGTgtatgtgaggggggggggtgcacgcatTTTTTAGCATGGCCAAGCTGCTTATGAAGACTGCCCGCCGTTTTGTGCCAGGTCAGTCCCTCTAGCTCAGTGCCATCTTTTCTGACTGACAGCTGCTCAAGGcagccttctctcccccccatcccccccccccgccccagctgaGGTTCTTGGAtgagagatgctgaggattgcgtttgggaccttctgcctgcaaagctggTGCCACGGGCCCAGGAGCTGCAGAGAAGGTCTGCTCGGACATGTTAGACTCCTGGCCCTCACCCCCACCGCCAGGTTGCCACACAGAGCTCTGTCTCAACAGCTGCTTGAGAGTGTTCTCTGTCTTACGCAGGGCCTTGCAAGAAAACTTCCAGGCAAATGCCAGCCACGTTGTCCCTGTCGCCCCACTAAGAGATTCCTCCAGTTTTGACCGGGACTTACAGCTGGCCATGGAGCTTTCCGTCCGTGAGCAACAGGAGCTGAAgcggcagcaggaggaggaagaagctgAGCTGCAGCAAGCCCTCCAGCTCTCCCTTCTGGAGAACTAGGCGGCCCTGGTGCAAAGATGGCGAGAGACAGTGAAGCAGCTCTCAACAGCCCTGAGAACGGCAGCGGCCCAGCAGCACCGAATGGGAGCACTGGGATTGCCCTCCGTGGGGCAGGCGAGCTGCCAGAGTCCTCCCTCAGAGCACCATGCACCACTGCTGGTGCTCTTTCCGTGTGCTGCAAAGCCTGGACTGGAGGGGAATCCCTGGCATTGCCCTCACTTCTGTTACCCAAATGCCTTTCGGAAAGACAGGTGTAGTCCCGCTGGAGAGCCTGAGTAAGAGGAGAGTCCTAGGAGAGTCGCCTCACCTCGACCAAAGCAATCTCGCAGCTCTCCAGGTTTTCCCACGAAGCGTGAGGTGCTTCTCTGCTGGGGATCAGGGCACTGCCTGCTCAGGACGTCTTTTCGTCCCCCTTTGAACCCGCCACTTCCTGCCAGTTGCCTTCCTCTCCTTAGCCATTCCAAACCAGCCCATTCTTGCTCTCCAAGGCGAGAATCTCTGGCTCTAACAGGTGCTTTGTACAGCTTCCTTTTGGGATCGTTTTTAAAGCCTCTTAAGGGAAACTTCCTCAGTGATGAATGCCTACAGCAAAAGGAGCGAGGAGGGCCACTGCCATGCGGTTTCTATCTGGGGGGGGTGCGGGGGAATGTTCGTGTTGCCTTTTCCAAATGCCCACAGCCATGCGCCATGCTCCCTCTCAGCAGAGCATCTTTCACTTCCATTTAAGATGAGCAGATAAACAACTGACTGCCACGAGGACTAGCCTCTTCAGACGTTCGTATCGCCTTCATTTCTGAGAGCTCTAGATCTTACCGCTCTGTGTGGCAACATAGAAGCTGTGTGCGTATGCACGCCGATGCCTCTCTCCTCCTgaattctctcctccccttcccaagtcACAGCTGATGGGGTGGGGATAGGGCCAAAGGCAAGGGGGGGGCTCCTTTCTCTCCCCAGCTCTTTCAGGAAGGGTGCAGAGAGGGATAATGGAACTGGGTAaaatcactggggggggggtggtcctTAAGCCTGCACGTGGAGGGCAGGGGTTCTTTTTGCCTTCTAGTGCAGCCTCCAGTGCAGCTCTGCTAGAGAGCACTTCTCATACCTGCTTTGCACTGCAAATGCCAAAGCCTGTCTGCTTCTTAGCAGAGGCGGTATTTCCTGCGCTTGAGCCTCAGCTTGggctaacccccacccccaattgcaGGTTTTTTTGCAGTAAACCTGCTGGCTGCAGGGAGGGGTTTTCCAGGCAACAGTATCGTGCGCAAGATGCTGAGGCTATTCTGGCTGACCCTCTTCTGTTACTCTTCTGTCGTGTCCCGCACCCGGGGCCGGCCAGAGGCTGCCTCTCAGGGGCGTGTCCTCCCTGCTGCTGGGGAAGATGGCAGCAGCATCCAGGAGCGTGAGCCAGGAGGCATTTGACACCGGCCTGGAGACATCGTTCCCCTTGCAAATAAAGAACGTTGCTCCTTGGCAGAAAGCGTTTTATCTGGTGCTCTTCCCAATGCGGAAAGGGGGGCAGTGATCAGGAggtgaccccccccacacacacacacacactacagtcaggcttttctccccctcctgcctatgtatttatttaaagcatttagtAGCCGCCTTGCCTCCAAaagtgctcaaggcagctttcaaagtaaaatatgaagtaaatatatagacagtttttaaaagcagcacaaaaatgGAGCCAACAAAAGAGCGGCAAAAGACACATCTGGTTTATCTCTCACCTGTCCAATGTGCCCCGAGGGACTGGGAAGCCGGgataggcgggggggggggggggagtggcagtCCTTCTGCGGCGTAgactctttgtttgtttgttttatatcctaccctccccacaagcgggctcagggcaggttacgtTCAACATAAAATGCGTTAAAATCACATTAAGAACATACAATTGTAAAATTACAGATTTTAATCACCGACAGTAGTCCCCTTGCCTCTAATAcgcggggtggggagggagggaggggagagggcagGAGTTCCCACCCAGGAAGGCGGGCAGGCTCATTTTCCATAAGGGATCAGCCCGAAACGTCCTCCTTGGGCTGCAGAATCTGTCACCTGGGTGGGGGGTACAGCTTGAGCAGCTCTTCTCCATTGCACATGAGTAATGTCAGCTGAAGAAGTGTCACCTACACTGCTGTGTGGCTCTCTGAGAGCCTTCTTTAACAAACGGAAGCCCCTTGACAGTCACAGGAGCCCGGAGGCAATTCTACAGGCCACCAAAGTTGTCTTCCAGCAAAACATGAGCAGTTGGCATTTCTCCTACCATGAGCCAAGGAGGTCTAACCAGAGTTTGATTATAGTGTCCAAATGAAACTTGCGAAGCGTAAGCACTCTCCCGTCCATGAAGTGCAGTGCTGTTGCCAAGTCCCGTATGACTAATTGAGCCAAATGCAGAACAAAAAGAttcacagccatacagcagtgtcTGTGCTTCAATCTATCTTCTagctatataaagacaagtgtcctgactgacccatcaacgcccagcccaaacccctggacctagaaacgtgaaatttgggcaggacattccttttgtgatgtagaggctcactaagaagggattttaagaaattcgccccctaagggggtaaaaaggggtcaaatgtgttttcccagaaGGATgccgcttccctgtgtggctggcaggctgctccgccccctgcccctgccatctcagccactctgccctgagctcatttgcatatgcggccttgattggtcgtcatcccaacattctaaacagtatgcaggacgcATGCAGTACTcgggacacgttcaatgactcccagtcattgaacgtgtcctgaggtaaaaatacacctcccctctagggttgccaatctccctgtggggcctggctttcctgtgcggttgatgggtcagctgtagaactgtgttctgaggaaaaaatcaggtaaaagaaactgcagacagttgaagaaagacaatacaagactcctgaaaagggattttatataaaagtcagtatagcAACTGCgtttcatggggagatggtgcacaacctttctaggggccatttcaatgcgaacctcttacatgaacctgccgaagggcccaccacaccacccctccctcagtccaactccacacctcttgcagccgTCACCCCTAAGTGCCCCCAAGGAGCCTCCTTGTGCAAGaaatactgatgctaaaaggaggaaacaacttacatatgcggcaaagaaatatgcacattgtactcctgcagtgcactgagcagcagtggccaagtagcagcaagtcccgagtccaaaggaaaggtgaccctccctgcaggcctgggcacagcagtgGCGACGACCCTAGCAGGTCTAACAGCCACGATATGC belongs to Eublepharis macularius isolate TG4126 chromosome 13, MPM_Emac_v1.0, whole genome shotgun sequence and includes:
- the ANKRD13A gene encoding ankyrin repeat domain-containing protein 13A isoform X3; protein product: MVHMILQHRDYRQTSTTLGGVPELLQKINETPDFYVEMKWEFTSWVPLVSRVCPSDVCRIWKSGAKLRVDITLLRFENMSWERGRRSLIFRGEDTGNWAELIEVNHDEKVVATERFEITQQIQRLTLDSMTPKSKEVERRLTSPIISTSLDTRNIAFERNTSGFWVWRTEKSEEVNNYEAKVYTANNVNVVTKIRTEHLTEEEKRRYKADRNPLESFLGTIEHEYGAQQDLTTEYATTNNPTAITPEEYFNPDFDLKDRDIGRPKEVTVRTQKFKATLWMSEEFPLSLVEQVTPIIDLMARTSAHFARLKDFITLEFPPGFPVKIEIPLFHILNARITFGNVNSCSTAEEVLPETLEGAQRQPAAAFAVDQSVFEIPKSYRIQDDGRNVRVQDEDNEIMQFAIQQSLLESGQNREALSATANGAASYSQDLNLQYQRALQENFQANASHVVPVAPLRDSSSFDRDLQLAMELSVREQQELKRQQEEEEAELQQALQLSLLEN